Genomic window (Candidatus Neomarinimicrobiota bacterium):
TGCCCATCGAAGTGAGGAATATCAAAGAGGGGAAAACAATGAGAGGTGAGGGGCCGCCGACGGCGGAAGTCAGATTTCGGGCCACCGGCCGCGCCTTTCTCAAGGCGCTATTGTTTAAGAGATTCTCGGACTTCAAGCTGGTCCTCGACCTGGACCGGATAAGCACCAACTATGATTTCTACCTGAACGACTACTATGGGAGGCATGAGGAAAAGGTGGTGGTTCCCGCGTCGTTCGAACTCGAATTCGTAGAGGTGATCCAACCCGATTCCATACAGATTGAACTCGTCGACTATATGATAAAGCCTGTAATCGTGGTCCCTCGCGTCGTGGTCGAGCCCGCCCCCGGTTTTACACAGGTTGGTCCCATAATGTTTACACCTGAAACCATTGAATTAAGGGGTCCCAAGGAAATCATCCTCTTCGTTGAAACTGTCGAAACCGAATTCAGGGAATTCCTTGACATTGATAGTCCCGTCAACGAGTCCGTTCCTCTGAGCCTTGATTTCCCCCGAGTCGTTGAAACATCGTCGCCCATGATTGACGTATTCGCCGACATTCAGAGTATAGGAGAGAGGATTATCACCGAGGTGCCCATACAAGTATTGAATCAGCCAGACGGCATTCGTGTTTTTCCCAATCCATCCACAGTATCCCTGACCGTAACGGGTGGAGTGCAATACATTGCTGGACTGGAGCCCTCCGATATTGAAGTATTTATCGACTTTGCATCGCGAGCGAAACAGCAGACCTATCACAAGCCCACGGTGCGGGTGCCGGAGGACATACTTGAATGGCGCGACCTGTCTCCCAAGAACGTGGAACTCGCCATTGCCCAAATCCGTGAATGACCGTTCTTGGTATCGAAACGTCCTGCGATGAGACAGCCGGTTCTGTCTGCCGGGACGGCACAATCCTGTCATCAGTAATTTCTTCCCAGGACATTCATGCCCATTATGGGGGCATTGTTCCAGAAATCGCTTCAAGGGAGCATGAGAAGCGCCTCACGTCAGTTGTGGAAGAGGCCATGCAACTGGCGAGTCTGGTCAAGGGCGATCTCGATGCGGTGGCCGTCACCCGGGGACCAGGTCTCATGGGATCTCTCCTTACCGGCGTCAGTTTTGCGAGGGGATTCGCCCAGGGTCTTGGAATACCATGCCTGGGTATCAACCATATCGAGGCCCATATTTTTGCGAACTTTATTGCCTATCCGGAGTTGAAATATCCGTTCCTATGTTTGCTCGCTTCAGGGGGACATACACAAATCTGGAGAGTGTCGGATTTGGGAGATTATGAACTCCTGGGTGAAACCCGTGATGATGCTGCCGGTGAAGCTTTTGATAAGGGGGCCCGTATTCTGGGACTCGGTTTCCCGGGGGGGCCAGCTCTTGAAGAGGCGTCACGCGGGGGGAATGAAGAGGAGGTAGCTTTTCCCCGGGCTTTTCTGCAGTCACAGGCCATTGAATACAGTTTCAGTGGATTGAAAACCTCCTTAATTAACTACGTCAAGGGCAGAGGTGGAAAAATGACGGAGAAACAGCTGGCACATGTGGCAGCGAGCTACCAGAAGGCCATTGTAGATGTCCTTCTGTTCAAGTTAAGGCAGGCTGTCGATCTGACTGGAGTGAAGACCACGGTCATCGCGGGTGGTGTGGCGGCGAACAACAGGCTACGCCGTGAGGCGGAAAGAGTATTCGCCGATTGCACGGCTTATTACCCTCCCAGGTCACTCTGTACAGACAACGCGGCAATGGTGGCATTTCTGGGGGAGAAATATTTTCTTCAAGGGGCAAGGGTAAAAACAGATTTATCAGTTGTTCCCAATCTAAGCCTTACGCACTGATCCGTGTCCTTTTTTTTCTCCACACGGGGGAGCGCACCTATATGGATTCTCGGTCTGCTTTTCCTGGCCCTCGTCATTCTTTCGTTTCTCGGATACCGTAGTAGGGGGTCTTCCAGCCGACGGCGATATCGGATACCGTTCCTGTTTCGTACCGGCACATTTCTCACGGTCACGATTCTTCTTGGCAATCTAGCGGCCTCATGGAGAAGCACCTTTGCAAGTGAGCCATTGCTAAAGGTCTTCTTTGATAATTCTGTCAGCGCCGCGTACCACCAGTCCATTTCCGGTGAATCGCTCCTGAACGGATACCGGGAAATTGCAGCTGGTATGCGTGGAATTCTCGAAAGTGAGTCCCGCGGCGGAACCATAGAATTCTACTCTTTTGGCTCGGAGGTGAGGCCCGTTGATCCTGAAGATCTCAATCTTAGTTTCAGTGAGCCCACGACAAACCTCTCCTCTGTCCTAAAGCAGGCGATCGACGTAAGACCAGATCATTTCCTGGCAGGAATCGTCGTCGTCACAGACGGCCAGGTTACCATGGGGCCGGATCCCAAGGACATGGTTCAGGAGATAGACGTGCCGGTACATGCGGTTGGCATAGGGAATTCAACACCCATGGTGGATGTAGATATTGAGAGAGTTGAAGCTCCAACGGTAGGGGTAAGGGGGGACATGGTGACGGCAGAGGTTTTTGTTTCTTCTATCGGGGAAACGCGTGAGCGGGTGCATGTGACTCTGTCGAAGAACGGGCGATTGCTCGGGTCCCAGATGATTCGGCTTTCAGGGTTGGGATCCGTGAGAACCGTGAAATTCCGATTTCGTTTGGAAGAATCCGGGT
Coding sequences:
- the tsaD gene encoding tRNA (adenosine(37)-N6)-threonylcarbamoyltransferase complex transferase subunit TsaD; protein product: MTVLGIETSCDETAGSVCRDGTILSSVISSQDIHAHYGGIVPEIASREHEKRLTSVVEEAMQLASLVKGDLDAVAVTRGPGLMGSLLTGVSFARGFAQGLGIPCLGINHIEAHIFANFIAYPELKYPFLCLLASGGHTQIWRVSDLGDYELLGETRDDAAGEAFDKGARILGLGFPGGPALEEASRGGNEEEVAFPRAFLQSQAIEYSFSGLKTSLINYVKGRGGKMTEKQLAHVAASYQKAIVDVLLFKLRQAVDLTGVKTTVIAGGVAANNRLRREAERVFADCTAYYPPRSLCTDNAAMVAFLGEKYFLQGARVKTDLSVVPNLSLTH